The genomic stretch CCAGCACCACCACGCCGGGCACCACCGGGCGGCCGGGGAAATGCCCGGGCAGGCTGGGGTGGTCGGCGGCGATGCGGAATTCCATGCGGCGTGCGGGCGGTGTGCGACCGGGCAAGGATAAGCCAGCCTTAGGCGCAAGCCGGCCTCAGTCGAACAGACCGCGCCAGAACGCCGGGCCCAGCTTGGCCATCTTGCGCAGGAAATCGAAGAAGCCGGTGTAGGGGCGGTCGCGGAACCGGCGCTGCCGCCACAGGTATTCGCCGATGAAGAAGCCGCCGACGATGCCGTAGTTGAGCAGGTTGGCGAACCACGACCACTGGTCCTGGGTGATCGCCACCGGCGGCGCCTGCCCCAGCCGCGCGAGCACGCCGCCGGGCACGGCGATCGTCGCCAGCGCCGCGTTGGCCAGCGCCAGGCCGCCCAGCAACCAGGCCCAGGCCGCGGTCAGGCGGCGCGAATAGCGGTACACGTCGGCCGGCAGCTGCGCCGGCGCGCAGCCGTCCAGAGCGGCGACGATGCGGGTGATCAGGCCCTCGCGCGGCGCGCGCAGGCTGCGCCCGAACCACCACGCCAGCGCCGCGGTGAACAGCACCGGCGGGGTCAGCAGCAGCAGTTGCGGGTACACGGTGTCGGCCAGCGCGGCCAGGCCGGCGACGATCGCCGCGAACAGCGCCCAGGGGCCCGCGCGCAGCGCCAGCAGGCCGTCGACCTGCACGATCAGGGCCAGGTCCACCAGCGCCAGCACCGCCGGCCAGCCGCCGCCGTCGTGGCTGGCCCAGTGCGCCAGCAGCGGGTAGGCGACGGCCAGCAGCAACCGCAGCACGGCGGCGGTCATCGACGGCGCATCCGCGGCCGGCCGGGGCGCGGCGGCGTTCAGGCCGCGCGGCTGCGCTCGACGTGCGCCGACAGCGCGCGCAGCGAGCCGAAGATGCGGCGGTTTTCCTCGTTGTCCGAGCGCAGCTGGAAGCCGTAGCGCTTGGACACCGCCAGCGCCAGCTCCAGCGCGTCGATCGAGTCCAGGCCCAGGCCTTCGCCGAACAGCGCCGCCTCGGGGTCGATCTGCGCCGGGTCCACGTCTTCCAGGTTCAGGGATTCGACCAGGAGCTGGGCGAGTTCGTGTTCGGCGGGGCTCAGTTGCGACATCGGGTCGGGTCCAGCGGTTACGGCAAGGTGCGCCACGATCCGGCATCGCGGGCCGGCGCGCAACCCGCCCGGTCGGGCGCGCGATGCGGGCGGCGGACCGGGGCGGCGAGCTATCATTCGCCGATGAGCTCAACCACCCCCGCGCCCGGCCCTGCCGGCGCCCCGGACGCCAAGCTGAACGAAACCGCGTCCGCGCCCCTGACCCCCGACGTGCTGGTCATCGGCGGCGGCCCCGCCGGCACCACCGCCGCCACCCTGCTGGCGCGCAAGGGCTGGCAGGTGCTGCTGCTGGAGAAGGACGCGCATCCGCGTTTCCACATCGGCGAATCGCTGCTGCCGATGAACCTGCCGATCCTGGAGCGCCTGGGCGTGCTCGAACAGGTCAAAGCGATCGGCACGCACAAGCCCGGCGCCGAGTTCCCGATCGACGACCGCAACTACAACACCTTCCGCTTCGAGCGCGCGCTGAATCCCAAGTTCGGCTACGCCTACCAGGTCAAGCGCGAGGAGTTCGACCAACTGCTGTTCCGCAACGCCCAGGCCAACGGCGTGGACGCGCGCGAACGGGTCAAGGTCGAGAAGGTGGAGTTCGGCGCCGACGGCCGTCCGGCCACCGTGCATGCGCGCGCCGCCGACGGCAGCGCGCTGACCGTGCGCCCGCGCTACGTGGTCGACGGCAGCGGCCGCGACGCGTTCTTCGGCAGCCAGCTCAAGCTCAAGCGCAAGAACCCGCTGCACCAGTCCGCGGCGATCTTCAGCCACTTCACCGGCGTGCAGCGCCGCGAAGGCGAGGACGCCGGCAACATCACCGTGCAGCGCTTCGCCCACGGCTGGATGTGGCTGATCCCGCTGCAGAAGGACGTGATGAGCGTCGGCGCGGTGTGTTTCCCCGAATACCTCAAGCAGCGCCGCGGCGAGACCGAGGCGTTCCTGATGAAGACCCTGGAATCCGAACCGCAGGTGTGGGCGCGCATGCGGGGCGCGCAGCGGGTGGGCGCGGTGCACGTGACCGGCAACTATTCCTACACCTGCACGCAGATGACCGGCCCGGGCTGGGTCATGGTCGGCGACGCCTACGCCTTCGTCGATCCGGTGTTCTCCTCCGGCGTCTACCTGGGCATGAACAGCGGCGAACAGGCGGCCGAGGTGGTCGACGGCGCGCTGCGCGAGCCCGCGCGCGAGGCGCAGCTGCAGCGCGCGATGGTCAAGCGGCTCAAGCGCGGCCTCAAGCACTTCCAATGGTTCATCTACCGCTTCACCACACCGGTGATGCAGAGACTGTTCAGCGACCCGCGCAATCATTGGCAGGTGGAACAGGCGGTGATCTCGATGCTGGCCGGCGACGTGTTCGACAACCCGGCGGTGCTGCGCAGGCTCAGGCTGTTCCGTCTGGTCTATGCGCTGACCGCGCTGCGCATGGCGCCGACGGCGCTGCGCGGCTGGCTGCGCCGGCGCCGTCAGGTCGGCGTGGATTTCCGCGGCGACACGCTGCAGCAGGGCAACCCGTGAGCGCCGCCGCGACCATGGCCGCGCCCACGCCGCGCTACAACGTCGACTACGCCGACGCCGCGCCCG from Lysobacter silvisoli encodes the following:
- a CDS encoding phosphopantetheine-binding protein, translating into MSQLSPAEHELAQLLVESLNLEDVDPAQIDPEAALFGEGLGLDSIDALELALAVSKRYGFQLRSDNEENRRIFGSLRALSAHVERSRAA
- a CDS encoding ketosynthase produces the protein MTAAVLRLLLAVAYPLLAHWASHDGGGWPAVLALVDLALIVQVDGLLALRAGPWALFAAIVAGLAALADTVYPQLLLLTPPVLFTAALAWWFGRSLRAPREGLITRIVAALDGCAPAQLPADVYRYSRRLTAAWAWLLGGLALANAALATIAVPGGVLARLGQAPPVAITQDQWSWFANLLNYGIVGGFFIGEYLWRQRRFRDRPYTGFFDFLRKMAKLGPAFWRGLFD
- a CDS encoding NAD(P)/FAD-dependent oxidoreductase is translated as MSSTTPAPGPAGAPDAKLNETASAPLTPDVLVIGGGPAGTTAATLLARKGWQVLLLEKDAHPRFHIGESLLPMNLPILERLGVLEQVKAIGTHKPGAEFPIDDRNYNTFRFERALNPKFGYAYQVKREEFDQLLFRNAQANGVDARERVKVEKVEFGADGRPATVHARAADGSALTVRPRYVVDGSGRDAFFGSQLKLKRKNPLHQSAAIFSHFTGVQRREGEDAGNITVQRFAHGWMWLIPLQKDVMSVGAVCFPEYLKQRRGETEAFLMKTLESEPQVWARMRGAQRVGAVHVTGNYSYTCTQMTGPGWVMVGDAYAFVDPVFSSGVYLGMNSGEQAAEVVDGALREPAREAQLQRAMVKRLKRGLKHFQWFIYRFTTPVMQRLFSDPRNHWQVEQAVISMLAGDVFDNPAVLRRLRLFRLVYALTALRMAPTALRGWLRRRRQVGVDFRGDTLQQGNP